The following proteins are co-located in the Paraphotobacterium marinum genome:
- a CDS encoding TM0106 family RecB-like putative nuclease, with amino-acid sequence MIPPNLGEKKGLALLPPPSKKDVFFDIEGFPLTEGGLEYLWGATYFDPEGQRQFIDFWAHNQEEEKIAFQQFIVWVYERWVNDPNMHIYHYANYEIAACRKLMGRYNVCEKEVDNLLRHNVFVDLYKVVKTGLLIGEPKYSIKNVEHLYRGKRETEVENGGDSVVVYENWRSLFDNGLESKDWRESEILADIRNYNIDDCNSTQELYQWLFEQQKLNKISFVNIPSANESLKGMDEELDTLKAHLLKLSKDDSINKDKQNLSENLSGLLTFHKRENKPVWWKFFDRLSMSHYELYEDFDCLANCNQTDVEPYKPSKRGNPVYEYHFDTSQDFKGIKSERFFLHSEFKDDGKNISVTFKKDLSDLNKGIIAISCGTDLPKTISLIPDEIIGARVIEDAISRFCTDFSEHYDNECRTAVLDFFLRRSPNFKHEKHKNVQSFFNDQLNKNHNYLDCIIESVKHLDNSYLVIQGPPGAGKTYTGKHIIGELIRDGQTIAISSNSHKAINHLLVSTKKYCDEHKILGNFYCTKDTGPEILENNIEVLKSTAKIDSKIEEGVVIGSTAWGFSRAELDQKFDYLFIDEAGQVSIANLIGMGQAARNIILMGDQMQLGQPIQGSHPFDNGKSTLDYLLECQSTISPDMGIFLDTTYRMHSAINQFISKFIYDSKLLSHPDNDLRLIKDELNNSQNTIINKVSGICYVPVKHEGNSQASIEEAKMIEAIVQELLKKELILDKKKKLSRKISIDDFLFISPYNHQVNILKNVLGEGAKIGSVDKFQGQEAPIVILSMCASNAEDSPRGVDFLFDKNRLNVAISRAKCLAIIVANPKLQYTKATQLRQLELINTYNALIDYAKN; translated from the coding sequence GTGATTCCTCCAAATTTAGGAGAGAAGAAAGGTCTTGCCTTATTACCGCCACCTTCAAAAAAAGATGTTTTTTTCGATATAGAAGGGTTTCCTTTAACGGAAGGTGGGCTTGAGTATTTGTGGGGAGCAACTTACTTTGATCCGGAAGGACAGCGACAATTCATTGATTTTTGGGCTCATAATCAAGAAGAAGAAAAAATTGCTTTTCAACAATTTATTGTCTGGGTTTATGAGCGTTGGGTTAATGATCCAAACATGCATATCTATCATTATGCTAACTATGAAATTGCTGCCTGTAGAAAGCTCATGGGACGTTATAATGTATGCGAAAAAGAAGTAGATAACCTTTTAAGGCACAATGTATTTGTTGATTTATATAAAGTTGTTAAAACGGGGTTATTAATTGGTGAGCCCAAATATTCAATTAAAAATGTTGAACATCTTTATCGTGGTAAACGAGAAACTGAGGTAGAAAATGGCGGTGATTCAGTTGTAGTATATGAAAATTGGAGATCATTATTTGATAACGGATTAGAGAGCAAGGACTGGAGGGAGTCTGAAATTCTTGCAGATATTAGAAATTATAATATTGATGACTGTAACTCAACACAGGAGCTTTACCAATGGCTTTTTGAACAACAGAAACTCAATAAAATTTCTTTTGTTAATATTCCCTCTGCAAATGAATCTTTAAAGGGGATGGATGAAGAACTCGATACGCTTAAAGCACATCTGTTAAAACTTTCAAAGGATGACTCGATCAACAAGGATAAACAGAACTTATCAGAAAATCTGTCTGGGTTATTAACCTTTCATAAAAGAGAAAATAAACCTGTATGGTGGAAATTCTTCGATCGTTTATCAATGTCTCATTATGAGTTATATGAGGATTTTGACTGTTTAGCAAATTGTAACCAAACCGATGTTGAACCTTATAAACCATCTAAAAGAGGTAACCCAGTATATGAATATCATTTTGATACTTCACAAGATTTTAAGGGTATCAAAAGTGAACGTTTTTTTCTTCATAGTGAGTTTAAAGATGATGGAAAAAATATTAGTGTCACCTTTAAAAAAGATTTAAGTGATTTAAATAAAGGCATAATTGCTATCTCATGTGGAACTGATTTACCTAAAACTATTAGCTTGATTCCTGATGAGATCATCGGTGCTAGAGTGATAGAGGATGCCATCAGTCGTTTTTGTACTGACTTTAGTGAACACTATGATAATGAATGCAGAACAGCAGTTTTGGATTTTTTCCTTAGAAGAAGTCCAAATTTCAAACATGAAAAACATAAAAATGTACAATCATTTTTTAATGATCAATTGAATAAAAACCATAATTATTTAGACTGTATTATTGAATCTGTAAAACATTTAGATAATAGCTATCTTGTGATACAAGGTCCTCCTGGTGCCGGAAAAACCTACACTGGTAAGCATATAATTGGTGAATTAATAAGAGATGGGCAAACTATTGCTATTTCAAGTAATAGTCATAAAGCCATTAATCATTTATTAGTAAGTACCAAAAAATATTGTGATGAACATAAAATTCTAGGGAACTTCTATTGTACGAAAGATACGGGTCCAGAAATTTTAGAAAATAACATTGAAGTTTTGAAATCAACAGCAAAAATAGATTCTAAGATTGAAGAAGGTGTAGTGATTGGAAGTACCGCATGGGGTTTTTCAAGAGCAGAGTTAGATCAGAAATTTGATTATTTATTTATCGATGAAGCAGGGCAAGTTTCTATTGCTAATTTAATTGGGATGGGACAAGCTGCCAGAAACATTATATTAATGGGTGATCAAATGCAGTTGGGCCAACCTATACAAGGATCACATCCCTTTGATAATGGAAAATCTACTTTAGATTATTTGCTTGAATGTCAATCGACTATTTCCCCGGATATGGGGATATTTTTAGACACCACATATAGAATGCATTCCGCTATCAATCAATTCATAAGTAAATTCATATATGATTCTAAATTATTGTCTCATCCAGATAATGACTTGAGACTTATAAAAGACGAACTTAATAATAGTCAAAACACCATAATAAATAAAGTGAGTGGAATCTGTTATGTTCCTGTAAAACATGAGGGTAATAGTCAGGCATCAATTGAAGAGGCCAAGATGATTGAAGCCATTGTACAAGAATTACTTAAAAAAGAACTAATTTTAGATAAGAAGAAAAAATTATCTAGGAAAATTTCAATAGATGATTTTTTATTTATTTCACCTTATAACCACCAGGTGAATATTTTAAAAAATGTCCTTGGTGAAGGAGCTAAAATAGGAAGTGTTGATAAGTTTCAAGGACAAGAAGCCCCTATTGTCATTTTAAGTATGTGCGCTAGTAATGCTGAGGATTCACCAAGGGGTGTTGATTTTTTGTTTGATAAAAATCGTTTAAATGTAGCAATATCGAGGGCAAAGTGTTTGGCGATAATTGTTGCAAACCCTAAATTACAATATACCAAAGCAACTCAATTAAGACAGTTGGAGTTAATTAATACATATAATGCCTTAATTGATTACGCTAAAAATTGA
- a CDS encoding pirin family protein has protein sequence MLTLRASKDRGYANHHWLQSYHTFSFSDYYDQNQMGFSDLRVLNDDTVQPGMGFQTHGHKNMEIISYVIEGELAHKDSEGNIETIPSGDIQLMSAGSGIMHSEFNASKTKLVKFLQIWINPNKHNTKPSYQQKTIGEQFGLVPLVSSNGKNESLIIKQDVNLYQLKLKPGESMTLDINSDRNIFIHQVKGQGIYSEKSLEVGDALKVTNEKSLILCNKSDQISTSLIFDLR, from the coding sequence ATGTTGACATTGAGAGCATCTAAAGATAGGGGATATGCAAATCACCATTGGTTACAAAGTTACCATACCTTTTCTTTTTCTGATTATTACGATCAAAATCAAATGGGATTTTCAGATTTAAGAGTTTTGAATGATGATACTGTCCAACCTGGTATGGGGTTTCAAACACATGGGCATAAAAATATGGAGATTATTAGTTATGTCATAGAAGGTGAACTTGCTCATAAAGATAGCGAAGGAAATATTGAAACGATTCCTAGTGGTGATATCCAGCTCATGTCTGCAGGGAGTGGTATTATGCATAGTGAGTTCAATGCATCAAAAACAAAATTAGTAAAATTTTTGCAAATCTGGATAAATCCAAATAAACATAATACAAAACCAAGTTATCAGCAAAAAACTATCGGAGAACAATTTGGTTTAGTTCCTCTTGTCTCATCTAACGGTAAAAATGAAAGTTTAATAATTAAACAGGATGTAAACTTATATCAACTTAAATTAAAGCCTGGAGAAAGTATGACATTAGATATTAATTCTGATAGAAATATTTTTATTCATCAGGTGAAAGGTCAAGGCATTTACAGCGAAAAATCTCTTGAAGTTGGGGATGCTTTAAAAGTTACAAACGAAAAATCATTAATTCTTTGTAATAAATCAGATCAAATAAGCACATCGTTAATTTTTGATTTACGTTAA
- a CDS encoding LysR family transcriptional regulator, with amino-acid sequence MKTIITIEALVAIDAIHRYGTFALAAKSLHKVPSALTYTVKKLEYDLKVSLFNRDKQRATLTQAGKKVLEQGREILKATEQLRKSVQSVQGEWDGELKIARDSIISEQKLFDTLHLFNKTKINADIYLSEEVLGGSLDAIENNRADIVVGLTGDFPKTKLNTFKIGEVQFVFALSKNHPLVKIKDTLTSDALKNYPTIVVSDTSKWIPPKDSIIVNQTKVIKVHSIMSKLKLQKQGLGIGFLPLHLAHPYILKGDLVVKECNIPKPSENVYIAWHKDYIPSKSFNWFLEKFKKQQWF; translated from the coding sequence ATGAAAACAATTATTACGATTGAAGCATTAGTTGCTATAGATGCCATTCATAGATACGGGACATTTGCATTAGCTGCAAAATCTTTGCATAAGGTTCCATCTGCCTTGACTTATACAGTCAAAAAGCTTGAATACGATTTAAAGGTTTCCTTATTTAATCGAGATAAGCAAAGAGCAACACTAACTCAAGCAGGAAAAAAAGTTTTAGAACAAGGAAGAGAGATTTTGAAAGCGACTGAACAGTTAAGAAAATCAGTCCAAAGTGTTCAGGGAGAATGGGACGGTGAACTCAAAATAGCCCGAGATAGTATTATCTCAGAACAAAAACTATTCGATACTTTACATCTCTTTAATAAAACTAAAATCAATGCGGATATTTATTTATCAGAAGAAGTTTTAGGTGGTAGTTTAGACGCAATAGAAAATAATCGTGCTGATATCGTGGTTGGCTTAACGGGAGATTTCCCAAAAACTAAACTTAACACGTTTAAGATTGGTGAGGTTCAGTTTGTTTTTGCCTTATCTAAAAACCATCCATTAGTTAAAATTAAAGACACGCTCACATCAGATGCTCTAAAAAATTATCCAACAATTGTTGTTAGTGATACTTCTAAATGGATACCCCCAAAAGATTCTATTATTGTAAATCAAACTAAAGTAATTAAAGTTCATTCCATAATGAGTAAGTTAAAACTACAAAAGCAAGGTCTAGGAATCGGTTTTTTGCCTCTGCACCTAGCTCATCCTTATATTTTAAAGGGTGATTTAGTTGTCAAGGAATGTAATATTCCCAAGCCTTCAGAAAATGTATACATTGCATGGCATAAAGATTACATACCCTCAAAATCATTTAATTGGTTTCTTGAAAAGTTCAAAAAACAACAATGGTTTTAA
- a CDS encoding helix-turn-helix transcriptional regulator: protein MSGIIKLNYYNGNRPQNLRNVPVIYPSIFWIEKGNKQLQWQNDWIHFNSHNWLLANGNKSLTFINNPHKTQFFSTQLSFLIRPSDELIQRSQENQKEGLTPEYRIDKTAKYLWQSIITMPQNIEPNVQTHIVQALFEHLMNQGFLHQLFSMRNLSWRDKLTQYFNDAPKANHTIESVCAHFGLSKSTLIRRLKDENTQFRDVLAELRMGYALSLLQTKPYSQIELAHLCGYKSEARFAQRFQHQFGLSLKQYQKTFESY from the coding sequence ATGTCAGGCATCATAAAGCTTAATTATTACAATGGGAATCGACCTCAGAATCTTCGTAATGTACCTGTGATTTATCCTTCAATATTCTGGATTGAAAAAGGTAATAAACAACTTCAATGGCAAAATGATTGGATTCATTTCAATAGTCATAATTGGCTATTGGCGAATGGGAATAAATCATTAACTTTTATTAATAACCCTCATAAAACTCAATTTTTTTCTACCCAACTTAGTTTTTTAATCCGTCCTTCGGATGAACTAATTCAACGTTCACAAGAAAACCAGAAAGAGGGTTTAACACCAGAATATAGAATAGATAAAACTGCGAAATACTTATGGCAAAGTATTATAACCATGCCTCAGAATATTGAACCAAATGTCCAAACACATATTGTTCAGGCGTTATTTGAGCATCTTATGAACCAAGGCTTTCTACATCAGTTATTTTCAATGCGAAACTTGAGTTGGAGAGATAAGTTAACCCAATATTTTAATGATGCGCCCAAAGCCAACCACACCATTGAATCAGTATGTGCTCATTTTGGACTAAGTAAATCGACATTAATAAGGCGATTAAAAGATGAGAACACCCAATTTAGAGATGTATTAGCAGAGCTAAGAATGGGGTATGCATTAAGCTTGTTGCAAACTAAACCGTACTCACAAATAGAGCTTGCGCATTTATGTGGCTACAAATCAGAGGCTCGATTTGCTCAACGATTTCAACATCAATTTGGTTTGAGCCTAAAACAATATCAAAAAACATTTGAATCTTATTAG
- a CDS encoding YbhB/YbcL family Raf kinase inhibitor-like protein translates to MTTLKLHSQDITEGQLKDKRFSFNSFGNDGDNISPQLSWENAPEGTKSFAITCFDPDAPTESGFWHWQVINIPASTTSIEQGASGKIASGLEMRNDYGSMGYGGACPPEGHGMHRYQFTVWALPVEKLEVPEDASCALVSYMLNATALGKSTITSTYVR, encoded by the coding sequence ATGACAACTTTAAAATTACACAGCCAAGACATCACAGAAGGTCAACTCAAAGATAAACGCTTTTCATTTAACAGTTTTGGAAACGATGGTGACAACATTTCTCCACAATTATCATGGGAAAACGCGCCAGAAGGCACGAAAAGTTTTGCAATCACTTGTTTTGATCCCGATGCGCCAACTGAAAGCGGTTTCTGGCACTGGCAAGTGATCAATATTCCCGCATCAACAACATCAATCGAGCAGGGCGCATCAGGTAAAATTGCTTCTGGTTTAGAGATGCGTAATGATTATGGCTCTATGGGTTACGGTGGCGCTTGTCCTCCAGAAGGTCACGGTATGCATCGTTATCAATTTACTGTCTGGGCTCTGCCAGTAGAAAAGCTTGAAGTACCTGAAGACGCATCATGTGCATTAGTGAGCTACATGCTGAATGCAACAGCGTTAGGTAAATCAACGATTACTTCAACGTATGTACGCTAA
- a CDS encoding ATP-binding cassette domain-containing protein — MTILQVTNLSYQHDNGDTLFKDLSFSVDKPKVIGLVGKNGCGKSILVSILSGFLKPTSGEVSISSSINTFHQQSIKYRQKQSLIEFVDKKNIWEAIKKIEKGACCEQLFKIVDENWDLEEKLNFELKLLGLPQNPMQSCSGLSDGELTRLKLWSLFKERKEILFLDEPSNTLDTDYKKWLCNKIKEFRGTILLVSHDRYLLNHTEEIWELSSIGLKRYGGNYDFYKEQKTNELESIERQLNNLSKQKEVLKKKKQRSKEATQKRENQGKKLRKSNSQPKIILDFKKNRAFKKSSSQRKMELHRTNDIQKREHNLVSQKEQLIQQKIYINEENIKRKRVISLSRLVPMFGSRNSISMEVFSNDKIILCGNNGSGKTTLLKTIMGDVNYLKGELHVNTHFTYLNHNFSLIEEELSVLGNVMKHCNGLFENDARMLLAGIGLNKNKALQNTFELSGGEKMKLAMLIVSHQQKQNFLLLDEPDNHLDLDSKLLLSNLLNQYKGGFIVVSHDEDFVKCLEHTKVVNFYK, encoded by the coding sequence ATGACCATACTGCAAGTAACAAATCTCTCATACCAACATGACAACGGGGACACCCTTTTTAAAGATTTATCTTTTTCTGTTGATAAGCCCAAGGTAATTGGTTTAGTTGGCAAAAATGGATGCGGAAAATCTATCCTGGTTTCTATTTTAAGTGGTTTTTTAAAACCAACGTCAGGAGAAGTAAGTATTTCGTCTTCAATAAATACTTTTCATCAACAAAGCATTAAATATCGACAAAAACAAAGTCTTATTGAGTTTGTTGATAAAAAAAACATTTGGGAGGCAATTAAAAAAATTGAGAAAGGAGCATGCTGTGAACAATTATTTAAAATTGTGGATGAAAATTGGGATTTAGAAGAAAAACTGAATTTTGAACTAAAATTGTTAGGCTTACCTCAAAATCCTATGCAATCTTGCTCCGGTCTTAGTGATGGTGAATTAACAAGATTGAAACTTTGGTCTTTATTTAAGGAACGCAAAGAAATTTTGTTTCTTGATGAGCCATCAAATACTTTAGATACGGATTATAAAAAATGGTTATGTAATAAAATTAAAGAATTTAGAGGTACAATTTTACTTGTCAGTCATGATAGATATCTGCTGAATCATACAGAAGAAATTTGGGAGTTATCAAGTATCGGTTTGAAACGATATGGAGGAAATTATGATTTTTATAAAGAACAAAAAACTAATGAGCTAGAGTCGATTGAGCGACAATTAAATAATTTATCAAAGCAAAAAGAAGTACTAAAAAAGAAAAAGCAAAGAAGTAAAGAGGCCACACAAAAAAGAGAAAATCAAGGGAAAAAGTTACGTAAAAGTAATAGCCAACCCAAGATAATTCTTGATTTTAAAAAAAATAGGGCATTTAAGAAATCCTCTTCTCAAAGAAAAATGGAGCTTCATCGAACGAATGATATCCAAAAAAGAGAACATAACTTGGTTAGTCAAAAGGAACAACTCATTCAACAAAAAATTTATATCAACGAAGAAAATATTAAACGGAAGCGAGTAATTTCATTGAGTCGACTCGTTCCTATGTTCGGTAGTCGAAACTCTATATCTATGGAAGTTTTTTCTAATGATAAAATTATTCTATGTGGAAATAATGGCTCAGGTAAAACAACCTTACTTAAAACAATTATGGGTGATGTTAATTACTTAAAAGGTGAACTTCATGTAAATACTCATTTTACCTATCTTAATCATAATTTTAGCTTAATTGAGGAAGAGTTAAGTGTTCTAGGTAATGTAATGAAGCATTGTAATGGGTTATTTGAAAATGATGCAAGAATGCTTCTCGCTGGAATTGGTCTGAATAAAAATAAAGCTCTTCAAAACACTTTTGAATTAAGTGGCGGTGAAAAAATGAAATTAGCAATGTTAATTGTTAGTCATCAACAAAAACAAAACTTTTTGCTTCTAGATGAACCAGACAATCATTTAGATTTGGATTCAAAATTATTACTTTCTAATTTATTAAACCAATATAAGGGCGGTTTTATTGTAGTCAGTCATGATGAAGATTTTGTTAAATGCTTAGAGCACACTAAAGTTGTAAATTTTTATAAATAA
- a CDS encoding DUF2938 family protein, giving the protein MSIIKKTNIYSTALNILFIGLFSALFLDLGTNLYNLIMGLPLNDFAVIGRYALYTLQGHIITSPINEIPVMQHEVVVGWMIHFMVSFVYAFFYVLFVEKGLFLKPSFKKGIVYAWVLLVFPLIVLSLALGDGIFHDHNPHMIKLILFSIFAHTCYGIGLYVTASILYHARLELFKQISD; this is encoded by the coding sequence ATGAGTATTATAAAAAAAACCAACATTTACTCAACTGCATTAAATATTCTATTTATAGGTTTATTTAGTGCATTATTCTTAGATTTGGGTACTAATTTATATAATTTAATCATGGGTCTTCCCTTAAATGACTTTGCTGTCATTGGCAGATACGCGCTTTATACACTCCAAGGACATATTATTACTTCTCCTATCAATGAAATACCAGTCATGCAACATGAAGTTGTTGTGGGTTGGATGATTCATTTTATGGTAAGTTTTGTTTATGCTTTCTTCTATGTGCTATTTGTTGAGAAAGGATTGTTTTTAAAACCTAGTTTTAAAAAAGGGATCGTTTATGCATGGGTTTTATTAGTGTTTCCTTTAATAGTTTTAAGCCTTGCATTAGGAGATGGAATCTTTCATGATCACAACCCCCATATGATAAAACTTATTCTTTTTTCAATCTTTGCACACACATGTTACGGTATAGGGCTTTATGTAACGGCATCCATTTTATATCATGCAAGATTAGAGTTATTTAAACAAATTAGTGATTAA
- a CDS encoding LytR/AlgR family response regulator transcription factor, translating into MLILINIINAVFRIILVFDGDWSKFLIILINLIKNYTFLNIYLVLSSWLFYSQIKLLLKNYLGETEIIPQLASDEKVYFIALKLGQEYVIEPESINYVIADGNYMNLHLDEGIFPIRITLEQLARKLNISSFYRINRSTIINARFIKKLDDKQENVLLKNNQVYPISKSRRKFLKENLNTINSINIDESRSI; encoded by the coding sequence ATGTTAATTTTAATTAATATTATAAATGCAGTCTTTCGGATAATACTTGTTTTTGATGGTGACTGGAGTAAGTTCTTAATTATTTTGATTAACCTTATTAAAAATTATACTTTTTTAAATATATATCTTGTTTTAAGTTCTTGGTTATTTTATTCACAAATTAAGTTACTTCTTAAAAATTATTTAGGAGAAACAGAAATCATTCCTCAACTTGCCTCAGATGAGAAAGTTTATTTTATTGCTTTAAAGCTTGGACAAGAATATGTGATTGAACCAGAATCTATTAACTATGTTATAGCCGATGGTAATTATATGAATCTTCATCTAGACGAAGGCATATTTCCTATTAGAATTACATTAGAACAACTTGCAAGAAAATTAAATATATCCTCTTTTTACAGAATTAATCGCTCAACAATTATAAATGCACGTTTTATTAAAAAATTAGATGATAAACAGGAGAATGTTTTGTTGAAGAATAATCAAGTTTACCCTATATCAAAATCCAGAAGAAAGTTTCTAAAAGAAAACTTAAATACAATTAATTCTATAAATATTGACGAAAGTCGTTCTATTTAA
- a CDS encoding LytR/AlgR family response regulator transcription factor — protein sequence MMKKLVRFLDNRSFLLILMISFFIYSLIFFSAYRVIFLAFVNEGNIQYLQEHIMFIIVTSTLTSSIFVIIINKLIQTRKMNKHKKILFVLIILMTTILFNQGLFAFSMTILDHGSDFLVNFLNQINDYFLFNFLMLFSLLFFFRQTLMFFKKFLSKAEMLQSMKDSPNTKEKIFFHLFKLDKEYIFEPEQIDYIYSHKKNKIACINNDSFFIKETIESLENKLRLFNFIRINRSVIVNRAYIKEIKKEYLVKLKNNETFKVSSSKAYHFDKN from the coding sequence ATGATGAAAAAATTAGTTCGCTTTTTGGACAATCGTTCCTTTTTATTAATTTTGATGATTAGCTTTTTCATTTATAGTCTAATATTTTTTTCTGCATATAGAGTAATTTTTTTAGCTTTTGTCAATGAAGGTAATATTCAATATTTACAAGAACATATTATGTTTATAATTGTAACCTCTACGTTAACGTCAAGTATATTTGTTATTATTATTAATAAGTTGATTCAAACTAGAAAGATGAATAAGCATAAAAAAATTTTGTTTGTGTTGATAATTTTAATGACTACGATTTTGTTTAATCAAGGTCTTTTTGCCTTTTCAATGACAATCTTAGATCATGGAAGTGATTTTTTGGTCAATTTTCTTAATCAAATAAATGATTATTTTCTTTTCAACTTTTTAATGCTCTTCAGTTTATTGTTTTTTTTTCGGCAAACATTGATGTTTTTTAAAAAATTTCTTTCTAAAGCAGAAATGCTCCAAAGTATGAAAGACTCACCTAATACAAAAGAAAAAATATTTTTCCATTTATTTAAACTAGACAAAGAATATATCTTTGAACCAGAGCAAATTGATTATATATATTCTCATAAAAAAAATAAAATTGCATGCATTAACAATGACAGTTTTTTTATCAAAGAAACGATAGAAAGCTTAGAAAATAAATTGAGGTTATTTAATTTTATTCGAATTAATCGCTCCGTTATTGTAAATAGAGCATATATAAAAGAAATAAAAAAAGAATATTTAGTAAAACTAAAAAATAATGAAACGTTTAAAGTCTCATCATCCAAAGCCTATCATTTTGATAAGAATTAA
- a CDS encoding thioredoxin domain-containing protein gives MTKNGNSLTKVAIVISLVAFGVAAYDFVREKNVQNEVDILKEQLNQLKLQTSSSTKAENIQMNQYVKTNELEKVLIENPSWTVNALNKFQQNKKEQEELKVQQLIKDNQDALYNNSQDPFIGNKNGSKVLVEFLDYNCGYCKKFSQIAYKLIKNNPDLKIIIKEFPIFGPQSGSTYGAEVATALFAKYPEKYDKFHKLLVEHKGKLSTKIVDNYLIKVGLSKSDIESELPKAKDNIYKNRILARKIGVRGTPSVFYGDERVKKLNYQQIQSLLQ, from the coding sequence ATGACTAAAAATGGAAACAGCTTGACTAAAGTAGCTATAGTGATTTCATTAGTTGCATTTGGTGTTGCAGCGTATGATTTTGTAAGAGAAAAAAATGTACAAAACGAAGTGGACATCTTGAAGGAACAATTGAATCAATTGAAGTTGCAGACATCCTCGTCTACGAAAGCTGAAAACATTCAAATGAACCAGTATGTGAAAACGAATGAATTAGAAAAAGTTTTAATTGAAAACCCCTCCTGGACCGTTAACGCATTGAATAAGTTTCAGCAAAACAAAAAAGAACAAGAAGAACTGAAAGTTCAACAATTAATTAAAGATAACCAGGATGCTCTTTACAATAATTCGCAAGATCCTTTTATAGGAAATAAGAATGGTTCAAAAGTTTTAGTTGAGTTTTTGGATTATAACTGTGGATATTGTAAGAAGTTTTCACAAATTGCCTATAAACTTATCAAAAACAATCCAGATTTAAAAATCATTATCAAAGAGTTTCCTATTTTTGGGCCACAATCAGGTTCGACCTATGGAGCTGAGGTTGCAACGGCACTGTTTGCAAAATATCCAGAAAAATATGATAAATTTCATAAATTACTTGTTGAGCATAAAGGAAAGTTATCCACAAAAATAGTGGATAACTATTTAATAAAAGTTGGGTTAAGTAAATCTGATATTGAATCAGAATTACCCAAAGCAAAAGACAATATTTATAAAAATAGAATATTGGCAAGGAAAATTGGGGTAAGAGGAACACCCAGTGTATTCTATGGTGACGAGAGAGTGAAAAAACTTAATTATCAGCAAATACAGAGCCTGTTGCAGTGA